AATTATGGTAAACGCTAAAGGGCAAATTGCCATAGATAATCAACTTACTCCTCCATCAGCACTAAAAAACATCATCAGGAAAAAGTTAGCGGAAAATCCCAAAATGGTTTTCGTCCTTGAAGCAGATAGACGCTGCCGTTATAACATGATGGTTGAAACCCTTGATAAACTGTTAGATGCAGGTGCAAAGACAGTTTCATTATCTACAAACTAAGAGGAATTATGGCAAAAATCATAAGGAAAACAAAAATCGGAACTGATGTACCTGATGCGGGAATGTCCGATATAGCATTTCTGCTATTAATATTCTTCATGGTTTCTACTACATTTGTAAAAGAAAAAGGTCTAAATGTTGTGCTGCCGGAAGCTAATGCTGTCCAAAAGATAAACAGGCAAAACGCTGCTACTA
This window of the Candidatus Cloacimonadota bacterium genome carries:
- a CDS encoding biopolymer transporter ExbD, producing the protein MNITSLKKVRKKAKIPTASMADVAFLLLVFFLVTTKFDVKKGLGLVLPPSAESGGQKVKIKKDNLTKIMVNAKGQIAIDNQLTPPSALKNIIRKKLAENPKMVFVLEADRRCRYNMMVETLDKLLDAGAKTVSLSTN